Proteins encoded by one window of Aphidius gifuensis isolate YNYX2018 linkage group LG2, ASM1490517v1, whole genome shotgun sequence:
- the LOC122849121 gene encoding translin isoform X2: MAVISDIFISFQDHLNREQELRDGIREIVKEIEKSARDILIVLQKIHNENSNEQNIIVSDYCSKAREYFGDIRQYYAKLSSLVPNEQYYRFNDIWRFVTQRLCFLASLTVYLEIGVLVTKETVAEILGINNQRGEGFHLDLEDFLMGLLQLSSELSRFAVNSVTSGDYTRPIEIAHFVNELNAGFRLLNLKNDNLRKRFDALKYDVKKIEEVVYDLSIRGLVNPVK, encoded by the exons ATGGCTGTCATatcagatatatttatttcctttCAGGATCACTTAAACCGTGAACAGGAATTGCGTGAT gGAATTCGGGAAATCGtcaaagaaattgaaaaaagtgcGAGGGATATACTCATAGTTCTTCAAAAGATACACAACGAAAATTCTAACGAACAAAATATaa TCGTTAGTGATTATTGTTCGAAAGCCCGAGAATATTTTGGAGATATCAGACAATACTATGCTAAGCTATCATCACTTGTCCCAAACGAGCAATACTACCGGTTTAACGACATTTGGCGTTTTGTGACGCAACGATTATGCTTCTTGGCATCACTGACTGTCTATTTGGAGATTGGCGTTCTGGTTACAAAAGAAACAGTTGCTGAAATTTTAGGAa tAAACAATCAACGGGGAGAAGGATTCCACTTAGACTTGGAAGATTTTTTGATGGGGTTGCTTCAATTATCTTCGGAATTA AGTCGCTTTGCAGTTAACAGCGTTACATCTGGAGACTACACCAGACCTATTGAAATTGCTCATTTTGTGAATGAGCTGAATGCAGGATTCCGGCtgttaaacttgaaaaatgaCAATTTGAGAAAACGATTTGACGCACTGAAgtatgatgtaaaaaaaattgaagaagtCGTTTATGATTTGAGTATTCGAGGCTTAGTGAATCCTGTGAAGTAG
- the LOC122849121 gene encoding translin isoform X1 translates to MPCEYGCSYIIFEWSLFLDVTVLTRTRIYQLRLFLRNTSDARVYLLVLLYKDHLNREQELRDGIREIVKEIEKSARDILIVLQKIHNENSNEQNIIVSDYCSKAREYFGDIRQYYAKLSSLVPNEQYYRFNDIWRFVTQRLCFLASLTVYLEIGVLVTKETVAEILGINNQRGEGFHLDLEDFLMGLLQLSSELSRFAVNSVTSGDYTRPIEIAHFVNELNAGFRLLNLKNDNLRKRFDALKYDVKKIEEVVYDLSIRGLVNPVK, encoded by the exons atgccctgtgaatacgggtgcagttatattatatttgagtGGTCACTCTTTCTAGACGTGACTGTACTGACAAGAACAAGAATTTACCAGTTGCGTCTTTTTCTCAGAAACACTTCTGACGCAAGAGTTTACCTtctagttttattatataaa GATCACTTAAACCGTGAACAGGAATTGCGTGAT gGAATTCGGGAAATCGtcaaagaaattgaaaaaagtgcGAGGGATATACTCATAGTTCTTCAAAAGATACACAACGAAAATTCTAACGAACAAAATATaa TCGTTAGTGATTATTGTTCGAAAGCCCGAGAATATTTTGGAGATATCAGACAATACTATGCTAAGCTATCATCACTTGTCCCAAACGAGCAATACTACCGGTTTAACGACATTTGGCGTTTTGTGACGCAACGATTATGCTTCTTGGCATCACTGACTGTCTATTTGGAGATTGGCGTTCTGGTTACAAAAGAAACAGTTGCTGAAATTTTAGGAa tAAACAATCAACGGGGAGAAGGATTCCACTTAGACTTGGAAGATTTTTTGATGGGGTTGCTTCAATTATCTTCGGAATTA AGTCGCTTTGCAGTTAACAGCGTTACATCTGGAGACTACACCAGACCTATTGAAATTGCTCATTTTGTGAATGAGCTGAATGCAGGATTCCGGCtgttaaacttgaaaaatgaCAATTTGAGAAAACGATTTGACGCACTGAAgtatgatgtaaaaaaaattgaagaagtCGTTTATGATTTGAGTATTCGAGGCTTAGTGAATCCTGTGAAGTAG